A window of Lepus europaeus isolate LE1 chromosome 11, mLepTim1.pri, whole genome shotgun sequence contains these coding sequences:
- the TMEM62 gene encoding transmembrane protein 62 isoform X2, translating to MFAFFFLIRCIQPSKSQQCPELLQKRMEELLLLSKESSQSNHTIWFGHFTTSTILSPSPGIRSIMSSATAYFCGHLHTLGGLMPVLHTRHSQGTLELEVGDWKDNRRYRIFAFDHDLFSFADLSFDKWPVVLITNPKPLLYTCAKHEPLERLLHSTHIRVLAFSLSSITSVTVKIDGVHLGQAIHLSGPIFILKWNPQNYSNGTHNIEVTVQDSAGRSKNVHHTFSIQENIHLTFDPLASFILLTEHCTVVRICFVMIVLIQLAILITFRYLGYPKLKEPPGCINLTSFSLHILSKINIFYYSMLLLTVYTVLGPWFCGEITDGNLGCCFSFGTFVSGHFLQGSVTFLFGILQLVFFNIPLMAYLCWSLLQRCFGHNFRSHLHQGKHWKIMPVHLLMFLLYVWQLYSCYFLHVTHGTLALLFSPLRTWLSLLTPLLVRYVWKLNSTEFGTFMVHFKSHLSS from the exons AAGCGGATGGAGGAGCTCTTATTACTGTCCAAGGAAAGTAGTCAGAGCAACCACACTATTTGGTTTGGACACTTTACAACATCCACTATCCTTTCTCCATCACCAGGAATCCGGTCAATAATGAG TTCAGCCACGGCTTatttctgtgggcacctccataCGCTTGGTGGACTGATGCCTGTTTTGCACACTCGTCACTCCCAAGGCACTTTGGAACTTgaggtgggagactggaaggataACAGAAG GTACCGGATCTTTGCTTTTGATCATGACCTCTTCAGCTTTGCAGATTTGTCTTTTGACAAGTGGCCTGTGGTTCTCATCACCAATCCTAAACCACTGCTCTATACTTGTGCTAAACATGAACCACTAGAAAGACTCCTTCACTCAACACACATCAG AGTCTTGGCCTTTTCCTTATCCTCCATTACTTCTGTCACAGTTAAGATTGATGGAGTTCATTTAGGGCAAGCTATTCACTTGTCTGGGCCTATTTTCATATTGAAGTGGAACCCCCAAAACTACAGTAATGGGACACATAACATAGAAGTGACTGTCCAG GATTCTGCTGGAAGAAGTAAGAATGTTCACCACACATTTTCTATTCAAGAAAATATTCATCTCACGTTTGATCCCCTGGCATCCTTTATTCTCCTTACTGAGCACTGCACTGTG GTGCGGATCTGTTTTGTGATGATTGTGCTGATCCAGCTTGCTATTCTCATTACTTTTAGGTATCTAGGATACCCAAAGCTTAAAG AGCCTCCAGGATGTATAAATCTGACATCATTTTCCCTTCATATCTtgagcaaaataaacatcttctacTATTCTATGTTGTTGCTGACTGTATATACAGTGTTGG GGCCTTGGTTTTGTGGTGAAATCACTGATGGCAATTTGGGTTGCTGCTTTTCCTTTGGGACCTTTGTTAGTGGACATTTCCTACAAGGCAGCGTAACGTTTCTGTTTGGAATTCTCCAG CTGGTGTTCTTTAACATCCCCCTGATGGCCTACCTGTGTTGGAGCTTGCTGCAGCGCTGCTTTGGGCACAACTTCAGGTCCCATCTCCACCAAGGAAAACACTGGAAAATCATGCCTGTGCACCTGCTTATGTTCCTGCTGTACGTCTGGCAGCTTTATTCCTGCTACTTTCTTCACGTGACTCACGGCACTCTAGCTCTTTTATTCTCCCCTCTGCGGACCTGGTTGTCACTGCTGACACCTCTTCTCGTTCGTTATGTGTGGAAACTGAACTCCACTGAATTTGGAACCTTCATGGTGCATTTTAAAAGCCACCTGAGCTCCTGA
- the TMEM62 gene encoding transmembrane protein 62 isoform X3 has protein sequence MEELLLLSKESSQSNHTIWFGHFTTSTILSPSPGIRSIMSSATAYFCGHLHTLGGLMPVLHTRHSQGTLELEVGDWKDNRRYRIFAFDHDLFSFADLSFDKWPVVLITNPKPLLYTCAKHEPLERLLHSTHIRVLAFSLSSITSVTVKIDGVHLGQAIHLSGPIFILKWNPQNYSNGTHNIEVTVQDSAGRSKNVHHTFSIQENIHLTFDPLASFILLTEHCTVVRICFVMIVLIQLAILITFRYLGYPKLKEPPGCINLTSFSLHILSKINIFYYSMLLLTVYTVLGPWFCGEITDGNLGCCFSFGTFVSGHFLQGSVTFLFGILQLVFFNIPLMAYLCWSLLQRCFGHNFRSHLHQGKHWKIMPVHLLMFLLYVWQLYSCYFLHVTHGTLALLFSPLRTWLSLLTPLLVRYVWKLNSTEFGTFMVHFKSHLSS, from the exons ATGGAGGAGCTCTTATTACTGTCCAAGGAAAGTAGTCAGAGCAACCACACTATTTGGTTTGGACACTTTACAACATCCACTATCCTTTCTCCATCACCAGGAATCCGGTCAATAATGAG TTCAGCCACGGCTTatttctgtgggcacctccataCGCTTGGTGGACTGATGCCTGTTTTGCACACTCGTCACTCCCAAGGCACTTTGGAACTTgaggtgggagactggaaggataACAGAAG GTACCGGATCTTTGCTTTTGATCATGACCTCTTCAGCTTTGCAGATTTGTCTTTTGACAAGTGGCCTGTGGTTCTCATCACCAATCCTAAACCACTGCTCTATACTTGTGCTAAACATGAACCACTAGAAAGACTCCTTCACTCAACACACATCAG AGTCTTGGCCTTTTCCTTATCCTCCATTACTTCTGTCACAGTTAAGATTGATGGAGTTCATTTAGGGCAAGCTATTCACTTGTCTGGGCCTATTTTCATATTGAAGTGGAACCCCCAAAACTACAGTAATGGGACACATAACATAGAAGTGACTGTCCAG GATTCTGCTGGAAGAAGTAAGAATGTTCACCACACATTTTCTATTCAAGAAAATATTCATCTCACGTTTGATCCCCTGGCATCCTTTATTCTCCTTACTGAGCACTGCACTGTG GTGCGGATCTGTTTTGTGATGATTGTGCTGATCCAGCTTGCTATTCTCATTACTTTTAGGTATCTAGGATACCCAAAGCTTAAAG AGCCTCCAGGATGTATAAATCTGACATCATTTTCCCTTCATATCTtgagcaaaataaacatcttctacTATTCTATGTTGTTGCTGACTGTATATACAGTGTTGG GGCCTTGGTTTTGTGGTGAAATCACTGATGGCAATTTGGGTTGCTGCTTTTCCTTTGGGACCTTTGTTAGTGGACATTTCCTACAAGGCAGCGTAACGTTTCTGTTTGGAATTCTCCAG CTGGTGTTCTTTAACATCCCCCTGATGGCCTACCTGTGTTGGAGCTTGCTGCAGCGCTGCTTTGGGCACAACTTCAGGTCCCATCTCCACCAAGGAAAACACTGGAAAATCATGCCTGTGCACCTGCTTATGTTCCTGCTGTACGTCTGGCAGCTTTATTCCTGCTACTTTCTTCACGTGACTCACGGCACTCTAGCTCTTTTATTCTCCCCTCTGCGGACCTGGTTGTCACTGCTGACACCTCTTCTCGTTCGTTATGTGTGGAAACTGAACTCCACTGAATTTGGAACCTTCATGGTGCATTTTAAAAGCCACCTGAGCTCCTGA
- the TMEM62 gene encoding transmembrane protein 62 isoform X4, which yields MADLPGYSEEDKGVGKNQVAGCQRKPWKYSAVRRDGSFHYVHSTPFGNYSFIYVDATQDPGPKRPYNFFGILDQKRMEELLLLSKESSQSNHTIWFGHFTTSTILSPSPGIRSIMSSATAYFCGHLHTLGGLMPVLHTRHSQGTLELEVGDWKDNRRYRIFAFDHDLFSFADLSFDKWPVVLITNPKPLLYTCAKHEPLERLLHSTHIRVLAFSLSSITSVTVKIDGVHLGQAIHLSGPIFILKWNPQNYSNGTHNIEVTVQDSAGRSKNVHHTFSIQENIHLTFDPLASFILLTEHCTVVRICFVMIVLIQLAILITFRYLGYPKLKEPPGCINLTSFSLHILSKINIFYYSMLLLTVYTVLGPWFCGEITDGNLGCCFSFGTFVSGHFLQGSVTFLFGILQLVFFNIPLMAYLCWSLLQRCFGHNFRSHLHQGKHWKIMPVHLLMFLLYVWQLYSCYFLHVTHGTLALLFSPLRTWLSLLTPLLVRYVWKLNSTEFGTFMVHFKSHLSS from the exons GAAATATTCTGCTGTACGTAGGGATGGCTCTTTCCATTATGTCCACAGTACTCCCTTTGGCAACTATTCTTTCATCTATGTGGACGCCACCCAAGATCCAGGGCCTAAGAGACCCTATAATTTCTTTGGGATTTTAGATCAG AAGCGGATGGAGGAGCTCTTATTACTGTCCAAGGAAAGTAGTCAGAGCAACCACACTATTTGGTTTGGACACTTTACAACATCCACTATCCTTTCTCCATCACCAGGAATCCGGTCAATAATGAG TTCAGCCACGGCTTatttctgtgggcacctccataCGCTTGGTGGACTGATGCCTGTTTTGCACACTCGTCACTCCCAAGGCACTTTGGAACTTgaggtgggagactggaaggataACAGAAG GTACCGGATCTTTGCTTTTGATCATGACCTCTTCAGCTTTGCAGATTTGTCTTTTGACAAGTGGCCTGTGGTTCTCATCACCAATCCTAAACCACTGCTCTATACTTGTGCTAAACATGAACCACTAGAAAGACTCCTTCACTCAACACACATCAG AGTCTTGGCCTTTTCCTTATCCTCCATTACTTCTGTCACAGTTAAGATTGATGGAGTTCATTTAGGGCAAGCTATTCACTTGTCTGGGCCTATTTTCATATTGAAGTGGAACCCCCAAAACTACAGTAATGGGACACATAACATAGAAGTGACTGTCCAG GATTCTGCTGGAAGAAGTAAGAATGTTCACCACACATTTTCTATTCAAGAAAATATTCATCTCACGTTTGATCCCCTGGCATCCTTTATTCTCCTTACTGAGCACTGCACTGTG GTGCGGATCTGTTTTGTGATGATTGTGCTGATCCAGCTTGCTATTCTCATTACTTTTAGGTATCTAGGATACCCAAAGCTTAAAG AGCCTCCAGGATGTATAAATCTGACATCATTTTCCCTTCATATCTtgagcaaaataaacatcttctacTATTCTATGTTGTTGCTGACTGTATATACAGTGTTGG GGCCTTGGTTTTGTGGTGAAATCACTGATGGCAATTTGGGTTGCTGCTTTTCCTTTGGGACCTTTGTTAGTGGACATTTCCTACAAGGCAGCGTAACGTTTCTGTTTGGAATTCTCCAG CTGGTGTTCTTTAACATCCCCCTGATGGCCTACCTGTGTTGGAGCTTGCTGCAGCGCTGCTTTGGGCACAACTTCAGGTCCCATCTCCACCAAGGAAAACACTGGAAAATCATGCCTGTGCACCTGCTTATGTTCCTGCTGTACGTCTGGCAGCTTTATTCCTGCTACTTTCTTCACGTGACTCACGGCACTCTAGCTCTTTTATTCTCCCCTCTGCGGACCTGGTTGTCACTGCTGACACCTCTTCTCGTTCGTTATGTGTGGAAACTGAACTCCACTGAATTTGGAACCTTCATGGTGCATTTTAAAAGCCACCTGAGCTCCTGA